In Sandaracinaceae bacterium, a single genomic region encodes these proteins:
- a CDS encoding EVE domain-containing protein, with amino-acid sequence MAKRRYWLVKSEPDAYSIEDLERDGQAEWDGVRNYQARNSMRDDMAVGDLVLFYHSNAKPPGVAGVAKVATEAYPDPTQFDPKSKYHDPKATEEAPRWHLVDLSFVEKFDEVLGLDVLKEHADALEGMMVIKRGIRFSVQPVEKEHFRKVLKLAGAKTKVR; translated from the coding sequence GTGGCGAAGCGGCGCTACTGGCTGGTGAAGAGCGAGCCGGACGCCTACTCCATCGAGGACCTGGAGCGCGATGGCCAGGCGGAGTGGGACGGGGTGCGGAACTACCAGGCGCGCAACTCCATGCGCGACGACATGGCCGTCGGCGACCTCGTGCTCTTCTACCACTCGAACGCCAAGCCCCCGGGGGTGGCCGGCGTGGCGAAGGTGGCGACCGAGGCGTATCCGGACCCGACGCAGTTCGATCCGAAGAGCAAATACCACGACCCGAAGGCCACCGAGGAGGCGCCGCGCTGGCACCTCGTGGACCTCTCCTTCGTGGAGAAGTTCGACGAGGTGCTCGGGCTAGACGTCCTCAAGGAGCACGCCGACGCCCTCGAGGGCATGATGGTGATCAAGCGCGGGATCCGCTTCAGCGTGCAGCCGGTCGAGAAGGAGCACTTCCGGAAGGTGCTGAAGCTCGCGGGCGCGAAGACCAAGGTTCGTTGA
- a CDS encoding thioredoxin domain-containing protein, which produces MGFFTKLLGITPKKQPLHIDDDNFQREVLQSKEPVILDVWGPNCQPCKKLEPIIMQLAAEYDGRVKVCELNSQDAPRTAMRLKVKGTPTVLYFKGGREKERVVGMRGSLFHEQSIEELFGIPKEAE; this is translated from the coding sequence ATGGGTTTCTTCACCAAGCTGCTCGGCATCACGCCGAAGAAGCAGCCCCTCCACATCGACGACGACAACTTCCAGCGTGAGGTGCTCCAGTCCAAGGAGCCGGTGATCCTCGACGTCTGGGGCCCGAACTGTCAGCCCTGCAAGAAGCTCGAGCCGATCATCATGCAGCTCGCCGCGGAGTACGACGGGCGCGTGAAGGTCTGCGAGCTGAACAGCCAGGACGCGCCTCGCACCGCGATGCGCCTGAAGGTCAAGGGCACCCCCACGGTGCTCTACTTCAAGGGCGGCCGCGAGAAGGAGCGCGTCGTCGGCATGCGCGGCAGCCTCTTTCACGAGCAGAGCATCGAGGAGCTCTTCGGGATCCCGAAAGAGGCCGAGTAG
- a CDS encoding biopolymer transporter ExbD: MTLTPRQRRQIRRATRPRHLDPSEQGGELNIVPFLDIVVNVMLFLLATTTAAIAVAQVDVELPATCVGCGGRTRSLNLSVTVAEEGVFVSGEGAHLAPGCAETTPRAVVTVPRTTEGHDFEALRACLSQVHQRFPEEDSLILTADPAVPYADVIRAMDAARGDDHTLWFPRVRLSAGVR, from the coding sequence ATGACGCTCACGCCGCGGCAGCGCCGCCAGATCCGCCGGGCCACCCGACCCAGACACCTCGATCCGTCCGAGCAGGGCGGCGAGCTGAACATCGTGCCGTTCCTCGACATCGTCGTGAACGTGATGCTCTTCCTGCTCGCGACCACCACCGCGGCCATCGCCGTCGCCCAGGTCGACGTGGAGCTCCCCGCCACCTGCGTCGGGTGCGGCGGGCGGACGCGGAGCCTCAACCTCTCCGTCACCGTGGCCGAAGAGGGCGTGTTCGTCTCGGGCGAAGGCGCGCACCTCGCGCCGGGGTGCGCGGAGACGACGCCCCGCGCGGTGGTCACGGTGCCCCGCACGACGGAGGGCCACGACTTCGAGGCGCTGCGCGCTTGCCTCAGCCAGGTGCACCAGCGCTTCCCGGAGGAGGACTCGCTCATCCTCACCGCGGACCCCGCCGTCCCCTACGCCGACGTCATCCGCGCGATGGACGCGGCCCGCGGCGACGACCACACGCTCTGGTTCCCGCGCGTCCGGCTCAGCGCGGGCGTGCGCTGA
- a CDS encoding glycosyltransferase family 2 protein — MLVDVVIPALDEEEALPHVLAAIPSGLVRRVVVADNGSRDRTASRAREAGAEVVSEPRRGYGAACLKALAHLRADPPDVVVFLDGDHSDHPEELPSLLAPISAGHADFVVGSRALGVSERGSLTPQQRVGNAIACVALRLVYGARYTDLGPFRAIRWDALERLGMVDRDYGWTVEMQIKAARRRVPHAEVPVSYRRRIGVSKVSGTLRGTLGASRKILWVLARHAR; from the coding sequence GTGCTGGTCGACGTCGTCATCCCCGCCCTCGACGAAGAAGAGGCGCTCCCGCACGTGCTCGCGGCCATCCCGTCCGGGCTGGTGCGGCGGGTGGTGGTCGCCGACAACGGGAGCCGGGACCGCACCGCGAGCCGCGCGCGCGAGGCGGGGGCCGAGGTGGTCTCCGAGCCGCGGCGGGGCTACGGCGCCGCCTGCCTGAAGGCGCTCGCCCACCTGCGCGCCGACCCGCCCGACGTGGTGGTCTTCCTCGACGGCGACCACAGCGATCACCCCGAGGAGCTGCCCTCGCTGCTCGCGCCGATCTCGGCTGGTCACGCCGACTTCGTGGTGGGCTCGCGCGCGCTGGGAGTGTCCGAGCGCGGGTCGCTCACCCCCCAGCAGCGGGTCGGCAACGCCATCGCGTGCGTCGCGCTCCGGCTCGTCTACGGCGCCCGCTACACCGACCTCGGACCCTTCCGGGCGATCCGCTGGGACGCCCTCGAGCGGCTGGGGATGGTGGACCGCGACTACGGCTGGACGGTGGAGATGCAGATCAAGGCCGCGCGCCGACGCGTCCCCCACGCCGAGGTGCCGGTCTCGTACCGGCGCCGCATCGGCGTCTCCAAGGTGAGCGGCACGCTGCGAGGGACCCTGGGCGCGTCTCGGAAGATCCTCTGGGTGCTGGCTCGCCATGCGCGTTGA
- a CDS encoding TIGR04282 family arsenosugar biosynthesis glycosyltransferase has product MRVEVAVFARAPRPGATKTRLIPALGAAGAAALYGAFLEDTLAKLEGLDARIWAASADDVEALSAHGLPVSLQPDADLGARMEAAMRVARGTHDAGLVIGTDAPTLPATRLREAIDALTRHDVVIGPSADGGYYLIGAREPLRFAEVRWSTPHALADTLASIGERRVRLLRPHYDVDTPEDLALLRTHLRLKPRAAPATARHFDRVGGDG; this is encoded by the coding sequence ATGCGCGTTGAGGTCGCCGTCTTCGCCCGGGCGCCCCGGCCGGGCGCCACGAAGACGCGGCTCATCCCGGCCCTCGGGGCGGCGGGCGCCGCGGCGCTCTACGGGGCGTTCCTCGAAGACACGCTGGCCAAGCTCGAGGGGCTGGACGCGCGGATCTGGGCCGCCTCGGCCGACGACGTCGAGGCGCTCTCCGCCCACGGCCTCCCGGTCTCGCTCCAGCCCGACGCCGACCTCGGCGCGCGCATGGAGGCCGCGATGCGGGTCGCGCGGGGCACGCACGACGCGGGGCTGGTGATCGGCACGGACGCGCCGACGCTGCCCGCGACCCGGCTGCGCGAAGCCATCGACGCGCTCACGCGGCACGACGTGGTGATCGGGCCCTCGGCCGACGGGGGCTACTACCTGATCGGGGCGCGCGAGCCGCTGCGCTTCGCCGAGGTGCGCTGGTCGACTCCCCACGCCCTGGCCGACACGCTCGCGTCGATCGGCGAGCGCCGCGTGCGGCTGCTCCGGCCTCACTACGACGTCGACACGCCCGAGGACCTCGCGCTCCTGCGGACCCACCTGCGGCTGAAACCGCGCGCCGCGCCGGCCACGGCCAGACATTTTGACCGGGTCGGCGGCGACGGTTAG
- a CDS encoding Crp/Fnr family transcriptional regulator: MADDQLFARFGKTCEPGEVLFREGEHGEEMYVLQEGAIRITKAVKGEEKTLALLGPGEFFGEMAILNAKPRTATAVVEQQAKVLVLGAKAFERMVVSNAEIAVRLIKRLARRLDSANELIEVLMHRDPKARVILGLSREAQFLGQPQDDGSVVVPLTEAELAEQVGLSESETVEVLKRLRRLQIVDPATTDSIVVRDVSRLDEFYEFLEMREKFGDG, translated from the coding sequence ATGGCCGACGACCAGCTCTTCGCACGATTCGGCAAGACCTGTGAGCCGGGTGAGGTGCTCTTCCGAGAGGGAGAGCACGGAGAAGAGATGTACGTCCTGCAGGAGGGCGCCATCCGGATCACCAAAGCGGTGAAGGGTGAGGAGAAGACCCTCGCGCTCCTCGGGCCGGGTGAGTTCTTCGGAGAGATGGCCATCCTCAACGCCAAGCCGCGCACCGCCACCGCCGTCGTCGAGCAGCAGGCGAAGGTGCTCGTGCTCGGCGCGAAGGCGTTCGAGCGTATGGTGGTGAGCAACGCGGAGATCGCGGTGCGCCTCATCAAGCGGCTCGCGCGGCGCCTCGACTCGGCCAACGAGCTGATCGAGGTGCTCATGCACCGCGACCCGAAGGCGCGCGTGATCCTCGGGCTCAGCCGCGAGGCGCAGTTCCTCGGCCAGCCGCAGGACGACGGATCGGTCGTGGTGCCGCTCACCGAGGCGGAGCTCGCGGAGCAGGTCGGCCTCTCCGAGTCGGAGACGGTCGAGGTGCTCAAGCGCTTGAGGCGCCTCCAGATCGTCGATCCGGCGACCACCGACAGCATCGTCGTGCGCGACGTGTCTCGCCTCGACGAGTTCTACGAGTTCCTCGAGATGCGCGAAAAGTTCGGAGACGGCTGA
- a CDS encoding 3',5'-cyclic-nucleotide phosphodiesterase, with protein sequence MELRVLGCHGGETPRHKTSSFLLDQRVAIDAGAVTSMLELPEQKKVETVLVSHPHLDHIKDLATLADNRCQQGGPTLTVAGVPATIAVLRQHFFNDLLWPDFSRIPAGDGPTLRFETLQPETPTQIGDVEVRAVMVDHTIDTSAFIIRNAKGSIAYSGDTGPTDRFWEVLAQTEDLRALLMEVSFPDEHHHLAKVSGHHTPETLAVDLSKLDGKHGLPVLLYHIKPVFEDAVEKQLTKVRGQNMEICRLGDQFLL encoded by the coding sequence ATGGAGCTTCGCGTACTCGGCTGTCACGGCGGCGAGACCCCCCGCCACAAGACCTCGAGCTTCCTGCTCGACCAGCGCGTCGCCATCGACGCGGGCGCGGTCACGAGCATGCTCGAGCTGCCCGAGCAGAAGAAGGTCGAGACGGTGCTGGTCAGTCATCCGCACCTCGACCACATCAAGGACCTCGCGACCCTCGCCGACAACCGTTGCCAGCAGGGCGGGCCCACGCTCACCGTCGCCGGCGTCCCGGCCACCATCGCGGTGCTCCGCCAGCACTTCTTCAACGACCTGCTCTGGCCGGACTTCTCCCGGATCCCGGCTGGTGATGGGCCGACCCTGCGGTTCGAGACGCTCCAGCCGGAGACGCCCACGCAGATCGGCGACGTCGAGGTGCGCGCGGTCATGGTCGACCACACCATCGACACCTCCGCCTTCATCATCCGCAACGCGAAGGGCTCGATCGCCTACAGCGGCGACACGGGGCCCACCGACCGCTTCTGGGAGGTCCTCGCCCAGACCGAGGACCTGCGCGCGCTCTTGATGGAGGTCTCGTTTCCCGACGAGCACCATCACCTGGCCAAGGTCTCGGGGCACCACACGCCCGAGACGCTCGCGGTCGATCTCTCGAAGCTCGACGGCAAGCACGGCCTGCCGGTGCTGCTCTATCACATCAAGCCGGTCTTCGAAGACGCGGTCGAGAAGCAGCTGACCAAGGTGCGCGGGCAGAACATGGAGATCTGTCGCCTCGGCGATCAGTTCCTCCTGTGA
- a CDS encoding peroxiredoxin: MRTLILFTALSLSACGATQSGSGGLLAEGAEAPDFVAQDQDGEIRQLRALRRDRPVVLFFYPRDGTPGCTAEACAFRDAWERLQETGATVVGVSTDDVAAHRQFAEEHGLPFPLLADPEGEILEKYGVPSRMGMAARVTFLIDGQGRIARVFPDVDPAVHVDEVLAAIAALE, translated from the coding sequence ATGCGAACGCTGATTCTCTTCACCGCCCTGTCCCTCTCCGCGTGCGGCGCGACCCAGAGCGGCTCGGGCGGGCTCCTGGCGGAGGGCGCCGAGGCGCCTGACTTCGTCGCGCAGGACCAGGACGGCGAGATCCGCCAGCTCCGCGCGCTCCGACGCGATCGGCCCGTGGTGCTGTTCTTCTATCCGCGGGACGGGACGCCGGGCTGCACGGCCGAGGCGTGCGCCTTCCGCGACGCGTGGGAGCGGTTGCAGGAGACGGGCGCGACCGTGGTCGGCGTGTCGACGGACGACGTGGCCGCGCATCGCCAGTTCGCCGAGGAGCATGGCTTGCCGTTCCCGCTCCTCGCGGATCCCGAGGGCGAGATCCTCGAGAAGTACGGCGTGCCCAGCCGCATGGGCATGGCGGCGCGGGTCACCTTCCTCATCGACGGTCAGGGACGCATCGCGCGCGTGTTTCCCGACGTCGACCCGGCGGTGCACGTCGACGAGGTCCTGGCCGCGATCGCTGCGCTCGAGTGA
- a CDS encoding VWA domain-containing protein: MTTRTIRLACWTVALGLAAMGCGGAQGAGEGEDPEVVVLHGDLGNAFVMAGESAEVISRIRIETRALENVQRPPINLALVVDTSGSMDGAPIADARAAALDLLDIMRPQDRLSVIAFHSETEVLLPSTRLDGADVGELRRQIGRMEARGTTDLAGGLQSGLEELVSHYEPEGINRLVLLSDGVPNDASQILPLAQAAGERGIRITALGLGLDYDETLLGHIAQRSGGRFHFVEASEQVAGVFRDEVLRFERLLARNLTLELRPGPGVRIAGVVGQAMQAGGGAVRVSLGDVSEGEQRDVIVRLQADPRRAGAVVELMDAVLTFDDAVVDAGRLERRVFLGARATRDDADMESGRDEEVERAAARMLAAVQTVQAIERAREGDIVQARAILDRAEREAQQYAAQDEAVREQVSGMRVLGQALPSMAPESAAADYPSQDYAGDEEAAPMAAPPAAVIRRAHHDAMGVIQGESR, translated from the coding sequence ATGACGACGCGAACGATTCGATTGGCTTGCTGGACGGTGGCGCTGGGGCTCGCGGCGATGGGCTGCGGCGGCGCGCAGGGCGCGGGCGAGGGCGAGGACCCCGAGGTGGTGGTCTTGCACGGCGACCTCGGAAACGCCTTCGTGATGGCGGGGGAGAGCGCGGAGGTGATCTCGCGCATCCGCATCGAGACCCGCGCGCTCGAGAACGTGCAGCGCCCGCCGATCAACCTCGCCCTGGTCGTCGACACCTCGGGCTCGATGGACGGCGCGCCCATCGCCGACGCGCGCGCCGCCGCGCTCGACCTGCTCGACATCATGCGGCCGCAGGATCGGCTCTCGGTCATCGCGTTCCACTCGGAGACCGAGGTCCTGCTGCCGTCGACGCGCCTCGATGGCGCGGACGTGGGGGAGCTCCGCCGCCAGATCGGTCGCATGGAGGCGCGCGGCACCACGGATCTCGCCGGCGGCCTCCAGTCGGGCCTCGAGGAGCTCGTCTCGCACTACGAGCCCGAGGGCATCAACCGGCTCGTGCTCCTGAGCGACGGCGTGCCCAACGACGCCTCGCAGATCCTCCCGCTGGCGCAGGCGGCGGGCGAGCGCGGCATCCGGATCACCGCGCTCGGCCTGGGCCTCGACTACGACGAGACCCTGCTCGGCCACATCGCGCAGCGCAGCGGCGGCCGCTTCCACTTCGTCGAGGCGTCCGAGCAGGTGGCCGGCGTCTTCCGCGACGAGGTCCTGCGCTTCGAGCGCCTGCTCGCGCGCAACCTCACCCTCGAGCTCCGACCCGGACCCGGCGTGCGCATCGCGGGCGTGGTCGGTCAGGCGATGCAGGCGGGCGGCGGCGCGGTCCGCGTGTCGCTCGGCGACGTGAGCGAGGGCGAGCAGCGCGACGTGATCGTCCGGCTCCAGGCCGACCCACGGCGCGCGGGCGCGGTGGTCGAGCTGATGGACGCGGTGCTCACGTTCGACGACGCAGTGGTCGACGCAGGAAGGCTCGAGCGGCGGGTGTTCCTGGGCGCGCGCGCCACCCGAGACGACGCCGACATGGAGTCCGGGCGGGACGAAGAGGTCGAGCGCGCCGCGGCGCGAATGCTCGCGGCGGTGCAGACGGTCCAGGCCATCGAGCGGGCCCGCGAAGGCGACATCGTGCAGGCCCGCGCCATCCTCGACCGCGCGGAGCGAGAGGCGCAGCAGTACGCGGCGCAGGACGAGGCGGTCCGCGAGCAGGTGAGCGGCATGCGCGTGCTGGGGCAGGCGCTCCCCTCGATGGCGCCCGAGTCGGCCGCGGCCGACTACCCGAGCCAGGACTACGCGGGCGACGAGGAGGCCGCGCCCATGGCGGCGCCGCCCGCCGCGGTGATCCGGCGCGCGCACCACGACGCGATGGGGGTCATCCAGGGCGAGTCGCGCTGA
- a CDS encoding YceI family protein: MKRHDADSAEVRIFTYKEGLLSAVAHDLQLEVTRFEIQVADDRSIVATFEPGSIRVLDAMIDGRLSPGTLSAKDKEKIQGNIVKDVIPVRKHSEIRFESSEVREVGAGWEIRGKLTLAGRTRDITVPVHRDDGHWVGEVSLHQPDWGIKPYSAMLGALKIQPGVRVRVSVPAD; the protein is encoded by the coding sequence ATGAAGCGCCATGACGCCGACTCCGCCGAGGTCCGGATCTTCACCTACAAGGAGGGGCTGCTCTCCGCGGTGGCCCACGACCTCCAGCTCGAGGTGACGCGCTTCGAGATCCAGGTCGCCGACGACCGGTCGATCGTCGCCACCTTCGAGCCCGGCTCGATCCGGGTGCTCGACGCGATGATCGACGGACGCCTCTCTCCCGGCACCTTGAGCGCCAAGGACAAGGAGAAGATCCAGGGCAACATCGTCAAGGACGTGATCCCGGTGCGGAAGCACTCCGAGATCCGCTTCGAGTCGAGCGAGGTCCGCGAGGTCGGCGCCGGCTGGGAGATCCGCGGCAAGCTCACCCTCGCGGGCCGCACCCGCGACATCACGGTGCCCGTGCACCGCGACGACGGACACTGGGTCGGCGAGGTCTCCCTCCATCAGCCGGACTGGGGCATCAAGCCGTACTCGGCGATGCTCGGCGCGCTGAAGATCCAGCCCGGCGTCCGGGTCCGCGTGAGCGTCCCGGCCGACTGA
- the ychF gene encoding redox-regulated ATPase YchF produces the protein MGLSVGIVGLPNVGKSTLFNSLSEKQAEAANYAFCTIEPNVGVVPVPDPRFDALVKLFKPAKVVPATVDFVDIAGLVRGASKGEGKGNAFLSNIREADAVAHVVRCFEDDNVLHVDNRVDPVSDIETIETELVLKDLETVEKRLDKARRASKGPNPLEKKAVEVCEPLAALLNEGKLASRFDQSGLDDDAKSIVREMFLLTNKPHFYVCNVKEDQLGQDDDPLVGAVKKRAEEEGVPVVVISAKIEAEIMQLPDDDRVDFLAAVGLEEPGLNNVIRTGYQMLDLITFFTAGDPEVHAWTIKRGTKAPQAAGKIHSDFERGFIKAEVMSCDDLIALGAESAVRSAGKLAIEGKAYEVRDGDVVHFRFNV, from the coding sequence ATGGGACTCTCAGTCGGCATCGTGGGTCTGCCCAACGTGGGTAAGTCGACCCTCTTCAACTCTCTCTCCGAGAAGCAGGCGGAGGCGGCGAACTACGCCTTCTGCACCATCGAGCCGAACGTCGGCGTCGTCCCGGTGCCGGATCCGCGCTTCGACGCGCTCGTGAAGCTCTTCAAGCCGGCCAAGGTCGTCCCGGCCACGGTCGACTTCGTCGACATCGCCGGGCTCGTGCGCGGGGCGTCCAAGGGCGAGGGCAAGGGCAACGCCTTCCTGAGCAACATCCGCGAAGCGGACGCGGTGGCCCACGTCGTGCGCTGCTTCGAAGACGACAACGTGCTCCACGTCGACAACCGGGTCGACCCCGTGTCGGACATCGAGACCATCGAGACGGAGCTCGTGCTCAAGGATCTCGAGACGGTGGAGAAGCGCCTCGACAAGGCGCGCCGCGCGTCGAAGGGCCCCAACCCGCTCGAGAAGAAGGCGGTCGAGGTCTGCGAGCCGCTCGCCGCGCTCCTCAACGAGGGCAAGCTGGCCAGCCGCTTCGACCAGAGCGGGCTCGACGACGACGCCAAGAGCATCGTGCGCGAGATGTTCCTCCTGACGAACAAGCCGCACTTCTACGTGTGCAACGTCAAGGAAGACCAGCTCGGCCAGGACGACGACCCGCTCGTGGGCGCGGTGAAGAAGCGCGCCGAGGAGGAGGGCGTCCCGGTCGTGGTGATCAGCGCCAAGATCGAGGCCGAGATCATGCAGCTCCCGGACGACGATCGCGTCGACTTCCTCGCCGCGGTCGGCCTCGAGGAGCCGGGGCTCAACAACGTGATCCGGACCGGCTACCAGATGCTGGACCTGATCACGTTCTTCACCGCGGGCGACCCCGAGGTGCACGCCTGGACCATCAAGCGCGGGACCAAGGCCCCGCAGGCGGCCGGCAAGATCCACAGCGACTTCGAGCGCGGCTTCATCAAGGCCGAGGTCATGAGCTGCGACGACCTCATCGCGCTCGGCGCCGAGTCCGCCGTGCGCTCCGCGGGCAAGCTCGCGATCGAAGGCAAGGCGTACGAAGTCCGCGACGGCGACGTCGTGCACTTCCGCTTCAACGTATAG
- a CDS encoding response regulator transcription factor — translation MSEHILIVDDEPDIVELIDYNLTSAGYSVTTARDGASAMAEVRRQRPDLILLDLMLPDVSGTEVCRRLRKDPSMEGVPIMMITARGDEIDRVVGFELGADDYVTKPFSPRELVLRVQAVLRRTKPKAATKSERLQIGVLEIDVPRHRVLVEDEEISLTALEFKLLLDLASRRGRVQPRDSLLERVWGYAPGIETRTVDTHVKRLREKLAGARDYIETVRGVGYRMRDE, via the coding sequence ATGTCCGAGCACATACTCATCGTCGACGACGAGCCCGACATCGTCGAGCTGATCGACTACAACCTGACGAGCGCGGGATACAGCGTCACCACCGCACGCGACGGCGCGTCGGCCATGGCGGAGGTCCGCCGACAGCGGCCGGATCTGATCCTGCTCGACCTCATGCTGCCCGACGTCTCCGGGACCGAGGTCTGCCGTCGGCTGCGGAAAGACCCCTCCATGGAGGGCGTGCCGATCATGATGATCACCGCGCGCGGCGACGAGATCGACCGTGTGGTGGGCTTCGAGCTGGGGGCGGACGATTACGTCACCAAGCCGTTCAGCCCGCGCGAGCTGGTGCTGCGGGTGCAGGCGGTGCTCCGACGCACTAAGCCGAAGGCCGCGACCAAGAGCGAGCGTCTCCAGATCGGGGTGCTCGAGATCGACGTGCCGAGGCACCGTGTCCTGGTCGAGGACGAAGAGATCAGCCTCACCGCGCTCGAGTTCAAGCTCCTGCTCGACCTCGCCAGCCGGCGCGGCCGGGTCCAGCCCCGTGACTCGCTGCTCGAGCGGGTCTGGGGCTACGCGCCCGGCATCGAGACCCGCACCGTCGACACCCACGTCAAGCGGCTCCGCGAGAAGCTGGCCGGCGCCCGCGACTACATCGAGACGGTCCGGGGCGTCGGGTACCGCATGCGCGACGAGTGA